A stretch of Henckelia pumila isolate YLH828 chromosome 4, ASM3356847v2, whole genome shotgun sequence DNA encodes these proteins:
- the LOC140860868 gene encoding uncharacterized protein: protein MKRIFLEKYFPASRAANIRKEIYRCKQQMGESLHEYWKRFKKLCASCPQHLISENLLIQYCYEGLLSHDRNMLDAASGGVFVDKTPVQSRNLIENMAANSQQFGTNRSDPTPRKSNEVNVSSLEQQLSELTSLVRHMAVGNGQIARVCGICTQAGHATDMCPTLQEGSAEQVNAAGGFPGPPQQKYDTYSNTYNPGWRDHPNLRYGNPLANQYGLQAQSHNQAYRPPYPPPQRPQNSTPGESLENIVQNLATNTLAFQQDTRKSIQNLNTQMGQLAAAISKLEAQNSSRLPSQTVVNPKDNVSAITLRSGKELQIQDGLVKEPVETEGDKESKVKESEPIPKEAPRGMFPPLSEYKHVAPFPLALKDSRKNEGIKELYETFRRCEGCKKVELGEQVSAVIQRKVPTKCKDPGMFSIPCKIGGVQLDTAMLDLGASINVMSYSVYASLKLGPLNETVIVIQMADRSTIFPRGLLEDVIVQVGELVFPADFYVLDMKNNELNSPTLLGRPFLKTSKSVIDVDNGTLTMEFDGKTAKFNIFDALKNPVCESVVNILAMPAEISTAENVLSDMQVPITETKHPPDRTKRIAKKSK from the exons ATGAAGAGGATATTTTTAGAGAAGTACTTTCCAGCTTCTAGAGCAGCAAACATCCGGAAAGAAATTTATAGGTGCAAACAGCAGATGGGAGAGTCATTGCACGAGTATTGGAAGCGCTTCAAGAAACTTTGCGCCAGCTGCCCACAACACTTGATAAGTGAAAATTTACTAATTCAATACTGCTATGAAGGGTTGTTGTCTCATGACAGGAATATGCTGGATGCggctagtggaggagtttttgtggacaaaactccggtGCAGTCAAGGAACTTAATAgaaaatatggctgccaattctcagcaatttggcaccaacagaagtGATCCTACACCAAGGAAGAGTAACGAGGTAAacgtttcttcccttgaacaacaactgaGCGAACTGACATCTCTTGTGCGTcatatggctgtagggaatggacagattGCAAGGGTATGTGGGATTTGCACTCAAGCGGGCcatgcaactgacatgtgtcccactctTCAAGAGGGATCTGCGGAGCAAGTCAATGCAGCAGGAGGATTTCCAGGGCCACCTCAGCAGAAGTATGATACTTACTCtaacacatacaatccaggtTGGAGGGATCATCCAAACCTCAGATATGGCAATCCTCTAGCAAATCAATATGGACTTCAAGCGCAATcgcacaatcaagcttataggccgCCGTACCCTCCACCACAGCGTCCTCAGAATTCTACGCCAGGTGAGTCTCTTGAAAACATAGTTCAGAATCTTGCTACTAATACTTTGGCTTTTCAACAGGACACCAGGAAGAGcatccaaaacttaaatacCCAAATGGGGCAGCTCGCTGCAGCAATCAGCAAGTTGGAAGCACAAAATTCCAGCCGTTTGCCTTCACAAACAGTGGTGAATCCGAAGGATAACGTGAGTGCTATTactttgaggagtggaaaggagCTGCAGATTCAAGATGGATTGGTCAAAGAACCGGTAGAGACTGAAGGGGACAAAGAATCTAAGGTGAAGGAGAGTGAGCCCATTCCTAAAGAAGCACCGAGAGGTATGTTTCCCCCTTTGTCTGAGTATAAACAtgtagccccttttcccttagctttAAAGGACTCTAGGAAAAATGAGGGGATTAAGGAgctctatgaaacttttcgtagatgcgaG GGTTGTAAGAAAGTTGAATTAGGAGAACAGGTCTCTGCCGTTATTCAAAGAAAGGTGcctacaaaatgcaaggacccaGGTATGTTCTCGATTCCATGTAAAATAGGAGGTGTTCAGCTCGATACGGCCatgctagatttaggagcatctATTAACGTCATGtcatactctgtttatgcttccttaaaacTAGGGCCTTTGAATGAAACTGTTATTGTTATACAGATGGCTGATCGATCTACTATTTTTCCAAGGGGCTTGTTAGAAGATGTCATAGTGCAAGTTGGCGAATTGGTCTTCcctgctgatttttatgttcTTGACATGAAAAACAATGAATTGAATAGTCCTACTTTATTAGgaagaccattcttgaaaacttctAAGTCTGTCATAGATGTTGATAACggtactctcactatggaattcgatgggAAAACTGCCAAATTTAATATCTTTGATGCCCTGAAAAATCCTGtttgtgaaagtgttgttaatatACTTGCAATGCCTGCTGAAATTTCTACTGCTGAAAATGTTCTCTCTGATATGCAGGTACCTATAACTGAGACAAAACACCCTCCTGACCGAACGAAAAGAATCGCCAAGAAGTCGAAGTAG